TTAGCGTATCCACGGCAGGTGTTGCTCATATCAGCATAAACGCTGAGGAGGGGCGATCGTGAAAATAATAAATGGTCAATTTGTGTCAGTTTGCGATCAAACCATAGATGGAGGTTAATCACTGGCACACCTTCTAGACCTTCAAGCTTGGAGAAAAACTCCATTTGCTTCCAAGGTTCTGGTAGTATCACCTTAAATGGGTCAACTGGCAAGGCAGATACATACAAATCGGCCGTGAATATTTCATCTTCTGCCCCATTCAACCCCCGAAGCAAAAATCCTTTGACAGTACCATCTGCATTCAGCAAAATTTCTTTCAAGGGGGCATTTAGCCTGACTTCTCCACCGCGTTCGGTAATGTAATCTACTATCGGCTCACATAACCGCTCAGTTGGCGCTCCATCCAGAAAGGCCATTGTGGAACCTTTTTTTTCCTGGAGGAAGCGATTGAGGGCTGTGAGCAAAATCGTAGCCGAAATTTCTTCCGGTCCGATGAAGTTCAAAGCCTTGGACATGGCAATGAATACTTCTTTTTCCACTCGTGGGGGAATGTTTTGCTTTTGCAGCCATTGAGACCACGAGTATTTGTCCATTTCCTCAACGTACTTTTGCCCCTGAATCATCGCCGGTAGCAATCCTAGCCCAAATTTGATTTTTTCAGGCCAGGTGAGCATGTCATTGTTTCTCAGAATTGCCACTACACCATTTAAAGGCGCTGGTAAATCTGGGAAATCAAAGCGGCTGTAAGTTCCTGGTGCATCCGGTTGATTGAAGATCATTGTGTGTTCTTTCCACTGCAATCGGTCTTCAATCCCTAGTTCTTTGAATAGCTGCAAGATGTTGGGATAAGCCCCAAAAAAAATGTGCAGACCGGTTTCGTACCAGTCTCCATCAGCATCTTTCCACGCAGCCACTTTTCCGCCCAACACGTCTCGGCGTTCCAAGACAATGGGGGTGTGACCTGCGTCTGTGAGATATTTCGCGCAGGAAAGTCCTGCTAGACCCGCTCCCGCGATCGCTACTCGCATTTAACCCTACTGCTCTTCAATATTTCTTAATCGTTTTGTCGTTCTCATTATACGTTGCAATCTGTTACATTTGGCGGTCATTGTGCGATCGATCAAGGAAAAATCGGGATTGGGTACTGGGGACACTTCGGCAAGCTCAGTGCATCGCTGGGGACACTTCGACAAGCTCAGTGCATCGCTGGGGACACTTCGGCAAGCTCAGTGCATCGCTGGGGACACTTCGGCAAGCTCAGTGCATCGCTGGGGATTGGGGATTGGGGATTGGGGATTGGGGGGAATAAAAAATGACCAACGACCAATGACCAATTGATAAAAATATGTACTAAGTACAGGATTGTACAAGTTCGTGACGAAATGAAAATAAAGTCTATCGTTCGTAGTTGCGCTTTAGCGCTATTCTCGCAGCGTCAGCCAAGCGCAACTACAAACTAAAATGCCACCAATGTATGAAACGCTGTACTAAGCCGTTTCTTTAATGCAGGATTAGAGGTATTTGTCAAACTTCTAAATTGAAGACAATGGTTGAAATTACTGGTTAAATAATCTCCTGTGGGAGTATAAAATCTGTTTCCCTAGCTGGATGAACCGCAGGAGAGAAAATTTAATTTAGTTAAATTAATTACATATATACTAAAGCAATTTACGTATTTAATAGCAAATTTTTGCTCAAAATAGTTGATTTATTGCGGAACTCACTACATTTGCTCCGATGGGAAGTTGATGGCATTAATAAAGACTGCCTGTTTGTCTTCGGTAGGTTTTGTTTCGGTAAATACATTTGTAAATGTAATATAAACTACATATTAAAATACGATTTCAGTATTTAAACTGTTGTGCATTCGCTAACTTTTGCATATTTTAAAGCGAATTTATAGCCAAATATAAAAAATTTAAATTTAAAAAGGACTAATAATTGAAAACAATATCTGAAAGATTTATTTGCTTGTTTGGTGACAACAAGATATGATGATCCCCAGTGGAGATAACGCCGTAATTTGCAGCAAATGCAAAGGAGATTTATTTAGAGAATAAAAAATCTAACTCAAATTGAATTGGTTAAAAATGTTGTTTATCTAAAGCAGGGACACGCTTTTTAAGTGTGCATCTATCTGCTAATTAACCTGATCATGCTATTTTTTGGACTTCTTTGGATTTCTTCCTGGATGGGTTGTGTTTTGTCGTTGAGCGGAAGCTTACCACCTAACTTGGCATCAAAGGTGACGCTGACAAAAGAATCAATCAATTTAGGTAAAATGCTCAGTAAGCAGCCCGCATTTTTTGTCATACCCAA
The Gloeotrichia echinulata CP02 DNA segment above includes these coding regions:
- the pds gene encoding 15-cis-phytoene desaturase, with amino-acid sequence MRVAIAGAGLAGLSCAKYLTDAGHTPIVLERRDVLGGKVAAWKDADGDWYETGLHIFFGAYPNILQLFKELGIEDRLQWKEHTMIFNQPDAPGTYSRFDFPDLPAPLNGVVAILRNNDMLTWPEKIKFGLGLLPAMIQGQKYVEEMDKYSWSQWLQKQNIPPRVEKEVFIAMSKALNFIGPEEISATILLTALNRFLQEKKGSTMAFLDGAPTERLCEPIVDYITERGGEVRLNAPLKEILLNADGTVKGFLLRGLNGAEDEIFTADLYVSALPVDPFKVILPEPWKQMEFFSKLEGLEGVPVINLHLWFDRKLTQIDHLLFSRSPLLSVYADMSNTCRGYANPDRSMLELVLAPAKDWISKSEEEIVEATVAELEKLFPDHFGGENPAKLLKYHVVKTPRSVYKATPGRQQYRPDQVTPIANFYLTGDYTMQRYLASMEGAVLSGKLTAQAIAEALPVANALNLQTLSQSPATNAATA